Proteins encoded by one window of Colletes latitarsis isolate SP2378_abdomen chromosome 5, iyColLati1, whole genome shotgun sequence:
- the LOC143341735 gene encoding inactive ubiquitin carboxyl-terminal hydrolase MINDY-4B isoform X1, whose amino-acid sequence MEEPEETEDTANSCSKASSASSACGKRHCTEMRAEKPVYLRQKEKIIYPRNTRTLAKTAVIGGKPIEEEACMALRTLVFGSPATPPKPEWARTGLTLRPYGQNLAFGLRSPRNTTRGLVTAVQAIMLKHFLFKCNRQDVRANPESLLKPSYDRQIDVLTAAIAEIIWRCAGGFVVQNTGCSPNQSVAGNANVPRAVVALPQETPYLQHSVQYFQDGLTETLHLFEFDSLDDLQIFIKRYLYLFQDEGGPGAQLLLYSALLSRDLSKVRTDLEDPRASILGGCPEEGPLSVVMLSLTGRASPHLHNGVLHVGDENTYAVPQWGVLVRSEIGFLVHEGDGQVTKQPGSRLKTPSLPIWVTLCHGHHGVLFNTNRELLRNYHAERLFDVQYFTCGGSHATLTVDTRSNSGNDSEFEGASKECMDIAATPLEKLIRSKWQDAYVQWNGTPLM is encoded by the exons ATGGAGGAACCGGAAGAGACCGAGGATACTGCCAATTCGTGTTCCAAAGCGTCGTCAGCATCCTCGGCGTGCGGCAAGAGACACTGCACGGAAATGCGCGCGGAGAAACCGGTGTATCTTCGACAGAaag AGAAAATTATATACCCACGGAATACAAGGACACTGGCAAAGACGGCAGTAATTGGCGGCAAACCGATCGAGGAGGAAGCGTGCATG GCCCTACGAACCTTGGTGTTCGGGAGTCCCGCCACTCCACCGAAACCAGAATGGGCAAGGACCGGATTAACCTTGCGACCATATGGTCAGAACTTGGCATTTGGGTTACGATCGCCACGGAACACGACGAGAGGTCTTGTCACGGCCGTTCAGGCGATCATGTTGAAGCACTTTCTGTTCAAATGCAACAGACAAGACGTCCGCGCGAATCCAGAAAG CCTGCTGAAACCTTCGTACGACAGGCAAATCGATGTCCTGACAGCGGCAATAGCCGAGATCATTTGGCGATGCGCCGGCGGATTCGTAGTGCAAAATACTGGTTGCTCGCCAAATCAAAGTGTCGCCGGAAACGCGAACGTGCCGAGGGCTGTGGTTGCCTTACCTCAGGAAACACCCTATTTGCAGCATAGCGTGCAATATTTCCAGGATGGACTGACTGAGACC CTGCACTTGTTCGAGTTCGATTCTCTGGACGACCtccaaatattcatcaaaagatACTTATATTTG TTCCAAGACGAGGGTGGTCCCGGTGCCCAGTTGCTGTTGTACAGCGCTTTACTTTCCAGAGATCTTTCCAA AGTACGAACCGATCTCGAAGACCCCAGAGCGTCGATTTTAGGCGGCTGTCCCGAAGAAGGTCCACTCAGCGTCGTGATGCTTTCGTTGACTGGTCGTGCCTCGCCTCATCTTCACAACGGGGTGCTCCACGTGGGGGATGAAAATACATAC GCTGTGCCGCAATGGGGCGTCCTGGTGAGAAGCGAGATAGGGTTCCTAGTGCACGAGGGCGACGGACAAGTAACCAAGCAACCGGGTTCTCGGCTGAAAACCCCAAGTTTGCCGATCTGGGTCACCTTGTGCCATGGTCACCATGGTGTCCTCTTCAACACGAACCGGGAATTGCTTCGAAATTATCACGCTGAACGCCT CTTCGACGTTCAGTACTTTACTTGCGGCGGCAGTCATGCTACTTTGACCGTGGACACGAGGTCGAATTCAGGAAATGATTCAGAGTTCGAGGGTGCGAGCAAAGAGTGCATGGACATTGCCGCGACTCCGTTAGAAAAGCTTATTCGTTCCAA ATGGCAAGACGCTTACGTACAATGGAACGGAACACCCTTGATGTGA
- the LOC143341735 gene encoding inactive ubiquitin carboxyl-terminal hydrolase MINDY-4B isoform X2 has translation MLLSARAARCAALMGEPDELYPEKIIYPRNTRTLAKTAVIGGKPIEEEACMALRTLVFGSPATPPKPEWARTGLTLRPYGQNLAFGLRSPRNTTRGLVTAVQAIMLKHFLFKCNRQDVRANPESLLKPSYDRQIDVLTAAIAEIIWRCAGGFVVQNTGCSPNQSVAGNANVPRAVVALPQETPYLQHSVQYFQDGLTETLHLFEFDSLDDLQIFIKRYLYLFQDEGGPGAQLLLYSALLSRDLSKVRTDLEDPRASILGGCPEEGPLSVVMLSLTGRASPHLHNGVLHVGDENTYAVPQWGVLVRSEIGFLVHEGDGQVTKQPGSRLKTPSLPIWVTLCHGHHGVLFNTNRELLRNYHAERLFDVQYFTCGGSHATLTVDTRSNSGNDSEFEGASKECMDIAATPLEKLIRSKWQDAYVQWNGTPLM, from the exons ATGTTGTTGTCCGCCAGAGCGGCCAGGTGCGCGGCCCTTATGGGAGAACCGGATGAACTCTATCCAG AGAAAATTATATACCCACGGAATACAAGGACACTGGCAAAGACGGCAGTAATTGGCGGCAAACCGATCGAGGAGGAAGCGTGCATG GCCCTACGAACCTTGGTGTTCGGGAGTCCCGCCACTCCACCGAAACCAGAATGGGCAAGGACCGGATTAACCTTGCGACCATATGGTCAGAACTTGGCATTTGGGTTACGATCGCCACGGAACACGACGAGAGGTCTTGTCACGGCCGTTCAGGCGATCATGTTGAAGCACTTTCTGTTCAAATGCAACAGACAAGACGTCCGCGCGAATCCAGAAAG CCTGCTGAAACCTTCGTACGACAGGCAAATCGATGTCCTGACAGCGGCAATAGCCGAGATCATTTGGCGATGCGCCGGCGGATTCGTAGTGCAAAATACTGGTTGCTCGCCAAATCAAAGTGTCGCCGGAAACGCGAACGTGCCGAGGGCTGTGGTTGCCTTACCTCAGGAAACACCCTATTTGCAGCATAGCGTGCAATATTTCCAGGATGGACTGACTGAGACC CTGCACTTGTTCGAGTTCGATTCTCTGGACGACCtccaaatattcatcaaaagatACTTATATTTG TTCCAAGACGAGGGTGGTCCCGGTGCCCAGTTGCTGTTGTACAGCGCTTTACTTTCCAGAGATCTTTCCAA AGTACGAACCGATCTCGAAGACCCCAGAGCGTCGATTTTAGGCGGCTGTCCCGAAGAAGGTCCACTCAGCGTCGTGATGCTTTCGTTGACTGGTCGTGCCTCGCCTCATCTTCACAACGGGGTGCTCCACGTGGGGGATGAAAATACATAC GCTGTGCCGCAATGGGGCGTCCTGGTGAGAAGCGAGATAGGGTTCCTAGTGCACGAGGGCGACGGACAAGTAACCAAGCAACCGGGTTCTCGGCTGAAAACCCCAAGTTTGCCGATCTGGGTCACCTTGTGCCATGGTCACCATGGTGTCCTCTTCAACACGAACCGGGAATTGCTTCGAAATTATCACGCTGAACGCCT CTTCGACGTTCAGTACTTTACTTGCGGCGGCAGTCATGCTACTTTGACCGTGGACACGAGGTCGAATTCAGGAAATGATTCAGAGTTCGAGGGTGCGAGCAAAGAGTGCATGGACATTGCCGCGACTCCGTTAGAAAAGCTTATTCGTTCCAA ATGGCAAGACGCTTACGTACAATGGAACGGAACACCCTTGATGTGA
- the LOC143341735 gene encoding inactive ubiquitin carboxyl-terminal hydrolase MINDY-4B isoform X3, translating into MALRTLVFGSPATPPKPEWARTGLTLRPYGQNLAFGLRSPRNTTRGLVTAVQAIMLKHFLFKCNRQDVRANPESLLKPSYDRQIDVLTAAIAEIIWRCAGGFVVQNTGCSPNQSVAGNANVPRAVVALPQETPYLQHSVQYFQDGLTETLHLFEFDSLDDLQIFIKRYLYLFQDEGGPGAQLLLYSALLSRDLSKVRTDLEDPRASILGGCPEEGPLSVVMLSLTGRASPHLHNGVLHVGDENTYAVPQWGVLVRSEIGFLVHEGDGQVTKQPGSRLKTPSLPIWVTLCHGHHGVLFNTNRELLRNYHAERLFDVQYFTCGGSHATLTVDTRSNSGNDSEFEGASKECMDIAATPLEKLIRSKWQDAYVQWNGTPLM; encoded by the exons ATG GCCCTACGAACCTTGGTGTTCGGGAGTCCCGCCACTCCACCGAAACCAGAATGGGCAAGGACCGGATTAACCTTGCGACCATATGGTCAGAACTTGGCATTTGGGTTACGATCGCCACGGAACACGACGAGAGGTCTTGTCACGGCCGTTCAGGCGATCATGTTGAAGCACTTTCTGTTCAAATGCAACAGACAAGACGTCCGCGCGAATCCAGAAAG CCTGCTGAAACCTTCGTACGACAGGCAAATCGATGTCCTGACAGCGGCAATAGCCGAGATCATTTGGCGATGCGCCGGCGGATTCGTAGTGCAAAATACTGGTTGCTCGCCAAATCAAAGTGTCGCCGGAAACGCGAACGTGCCGAGGGCTGTGGTTGCCTTACCTCAGGAAACACCCTATTTGCAGCATAGCGTGCAATATTTCCAGGATGGACTGACTGAGACC CTGCACTTGTTCGAGTTCGATTCTCTGGACGACCtccaaatattcatcaaaagatACTTATATTTG TTCCAAGACGAGGGTGGTCCCGGTGCCCAGTTGCTGTTGTACAGCGCTTTACTTTCCAGAGATCTTTCCAA AGTACGAACCGATCTCGAAGACCCCAGAGCGTCGATTTTAGGCGGCTGTCCCGAAGAAGGTCCACTCAGCGTCGTGATGCTTTCGTTGACTGGTCGTGCCTCGCCTCATCTTCACAACGGGGTGCTCCACGTGGGGGATGAAAATACATAC GCTGTGCCGCAATGGGGCGTCCTGGTGAGAAGCGAGATAGGGTTCCTAGTGCACGAGGGCGACGGACAAGTAACCAAGCAACCGGGTTCTCGGCTGAAAACCCCAAGTTTGCCGATCTGGGTCACCTTGTGCCATGGTCACCATGGTGTCCTCTTCAACACGAACCGGGAATTGCTTCGAAATTATCACGCTGAACGCCT CTTCGACGTTCAGTACTTTACTTGCGGCGGCAGTCATGCTACTTTGACCGTGGACACGAGGTCGAATTCAGGAAATGATTCAGAGTTCGAGGGTGCGAGCAAAGAGTGCATGGACATTGCCGCGACTCCGTTAGAAAAGCTTATTCGTTCCAA ATGGCAAGACGCTTACGTACAATGGAACGGAACACCCTTGATGTGA